Proteins co-encoded in one Vampirovibrio chlorellavorus genomic window:
- a CDS encoding AAA family ATPase translates to MNSIKVVAVASSEETRLSLYNQLQALDFIDFNGVYIELSDAVRECQEVGPDVILVDLTARELDAGLFIQAIGMNPETPCVIFALHREMDLTVFKESIRQGAKEFIQYPEDKPGLEVALKKHFNYLSRLSSQNQKNHASAKDSKEIPANGKIIACFASKGGVGCSTVAVNLAHELHALKHLSVAFVDLDQVFCNSAIMLNHKPSYSLGDIAENDPKDVDESLLNKIIVKHESGLHVVVGSKSVLDDNEMISAELLEKALDYLTLKHHFVIIDLPTHVLDPYHQYVVERADEILVISASDIPSLYRTRQYLDLAQKYLDMRKVKMVLNRYNLKAAYRMSNQDVESEFRYEIFARLPNDWELNVEANSFGSSLSKVNPKSELVKALQKLALQLTGESPAVEQNSKPANGQGLLGKLFTAKTEPNQPKRI, encoded by the coding sequence ATGAATTCAATTAAAGTCGTTGCCGTCGCCAGTTCCGAGGAAACTCGGCTAAGCCTGTACAACCAGTTGCAGGCACTGGATTTTATTGACTTTAATGGCGTTTACATTGAGTTATCCGACGCGGTTCGCGAATGTCAGGAAGTGGGGCCGGATGTCATTCTGGTGGATCTGACCGCCAGAGAACTGGACGCAGGCCTGTTTATTCAGGCCATTGGCATGAACCCGGAAACCCCCTGTGTCATTTTCGCCCTGCACCGGGAAATGGATCTGACCGTCTTCAAGGAAAGCATCCGTCAGGGGGCCAAGGAGTTCATTCAGTACCCGGAGGACAAGCCGGGCCTGGAAGTGGCCCTCAAAAAGCACTTTAACTACCTCAGCCGCTTGTCGTCCCAGAACCAGAAAAATCACGCCAGCGCCAAAGATAGCAAGGAGATTCCGGCCAACGGAAAAATCATCGCCTGCTTCGCCAGCAAAGGCGGGGTGGGATGCTCCACGGTGGCCGTCAATCTGGCGCATGAACTGCACGCCCTGAAGCATTTATCCGTGGCCTTTGTGGATCTGGATCAGGTCTTCTGCAACAGCGCCATTATGCTGAACCACAAGCCCAGCTATTCCTTGGGCGATATCGCCGAAAACGATCCCAAGGATGTGGACGAGTCTCTGCTGAATAAAATCATCGTCAAGCATGAGTCCGGGCTGCACGTGGTGGTGGGCAGCAAAAGCGTACTGGATGACAACGAAATGATTTCCGCCGAACTGCTGGAAAAAGCGCTGGATTACCTGACCCTGAAGCACCACTTTGTGATCATTGACCTACCCACGCACGTTCTGGACCCCTATCACCAATACGTGGTGGAGCGGGCGGATGAGATTCTGGTCATCTCAGCGTCGGATATCCCCAGCCTGTACCGCACGCGTCAATATCTGGATCTGGCCCAGAAGTACCTGGACATGCGCAAGGTCAAGATGGTACTGAACCGCTACAACCTGAAAGCCGCCTATCGTATGAGCAATCAGGATGTGGAAAGTGAGTTTCGCTACGAGATTTTCGCCCGATTGCCCAACGACTGGGAACTCAACGTGGAGGCCAACAGCTTTGGCTCCAGTCTGAGCAAGGTCAATCCCAAGTCCGAACTGGTGAAGGCCCTGCAGAAACTGGCCCTGCAATTAACGGGGGAATCCCCGGCTGTGGAGCAAAACAGCAAGCCTGCCAACGGGCAGGGACTGCTGGGCAAACTGTTTACCGCCAAGACCGAGCCGAACCAACCCAAACGCATCTAA
- the trxB gene encoding thioredoxin-disulfide reductase, whose amino-acid sequence MAENHYKVVIIGSGPAGWTAAIYAARANLSPLVLQGTQPGGQLTITTDVENFPGFPEGIMGPELMEKFQAQAERFGTKVVYDTVTEVDFSKRPFTVMADEGTYTADTVIVATGASAKWIGLESEKKLMGHGVSSCATCDGAFFRGKEVIVVGGGDTAMEEANFLTRFCAKVVVVHRRDSLRASKIMQDRAFANPKIEFIWDTAIEEIVGSKETGVTGVKLKNLKSGEVTDFATQGVFVAIGHQPNTGIFEGKLELHPNGYLKVQPGTASTSVEGVFGCGDVTDHHYRQAITAAGTGCMAAMDAEKYLEALEASATPV is encoded by the coding sequence ATGGCCGAAAATCATTACAAGGTCGTTATCATCGGATCGGGTCCCGCTGGCTGGACGGCGGCCATTTACGCGGCGCGGGCCAATCTGTCCCCGCTGGTTTTACAAGGCACGCAACCGGGCGGACAGCTGACCATTACCACGGATGTGGAGAACTTCCCCGGCTTTCCGGAAGGCATTATGGGCCCTGAGCTGATGGAAAAATTTCAGGCCCAGGCCGAACGCTTTGGCACCAAGGTGGTCTATGACACCGTGACCGAGGTGGATTTCAGCAAGCGCCCCTTCACGGTCATGGCCGATGAGGGGACTTATACCGCTGATACCGTGATTGTGGCCACCGGCGCCTCCGCCAAGTGGATTGGCCTGGAATCCGAGAAAAAACTGATGGGCCATGGGGTGTCCTCCTGCGCCACTTGCGACGGGGCCTTTTTCCGGGGCAAGGAAGTGATTGTGGTGGGCGGCGGCGACACGGCCATGGAAGAGGCCAACTTCCTGACCCGCTTTTGTGCCAAGGTGGTGGTGGTGCATCGCCGGGATAGCCTGCGGGCCAGCAAGATCATGCAGGATCGAGCCTTTGCCAACCCCAAGATCGAATTCATCTGGGATACGGCCATTGAAGAGATTGTGGGCAGCAAGGAAACCGGCGTGACCGGGGTCAAGCTGAAAAACCTGAAAAGCGGTGAAGTCACTGACTTTGCCACCCAGGGCGTTTTTGTGGCCATTGGCCACCAGCCCAACACCGGCATTTTTGAGGGCAAGCTGGAGCTGCACCCCAACGGATACCTGAAAGTGCAGCCCGGTACGGCCAGTACCAGCGTGGAAGGGGTGTTTGGTTGCGGCGATGTGACCGATCACCATTACCGCCAAGCCATTACCGCCGCTGGAACGGGCTGTATGGCCGCTATGGACGCTGAAAAATATCTGGAGGCGCTGGAAGCGTCGGCGACTCCGGTTTAG
- the cpaB gene encoding Flp pilus assembly protein CpaB, with product MPTSNLPIKAGQLYIVVAVVLGIATVGLFSNGKPSAKQARVEKIETVDVVVPVVQVNQGQTLSLNDITLVKWPKAFLPKQATFDQPYMVSGRVARQTLFPGEPIFMQKVSGSNSAGGLTALIPPGKRAVTIAVSEIKGVAGFVKPGDHVDILSTLEIDQGQDQSVKKTQTVLQNVLVLASAQTMVNDENYNIETPEGVERGTAATPDLTVKKDEKAKDTAKEKKERKPEDIEKEIKERRKAAKEAAKEAKLVSSVTLALSPSEVELVALAEESGDIRLSLRPETDNSIATLSGKRSDELQGKPDFMAPSTRMPAPGPMPGVPTLPPPTLGTQVEFIQGSDKTLYNFNQ from the coding sequence ATGCCAACGTCCAATTTGCCCATTAAAGCAGGACAACTCTACATCGTGGTGGCCGTGGTTCTGGGCATTGCCACGGTGGGACTGTTCAGCAACGGAAAACCATCCGCCAAGCAGGCCAGGGTAGAAAAAATTGAAACGGTCGATGTGGTGGTGCCAGTAGTTCAGGTCAATCAGGGACAAACGCTTTCCTTGAACGATATTACCCTGGTCAAGTGGCCCAAAGCCTTCCTCCCCAAGCAGGCAACCTTTGATCAACCCTACATGGTCTCAGGCCGGGTGGCCAGGCAAACCCTGTTTCCGGGCGAGCCCATCTTTATGCAGAAAGTCTCTGGCAGCAACTCAGCCGGTGGCTTAACGGCCCTCATTCCCCCGGGAAAAAGAGCGGTGACCATCGCCGTCAGTGAAATCAAGGGCGTGGCTGGCTTCGTAAAGCCGGGCGATCACGTGGATATCTTATCCACCCTTGAAATTGATCAAGGGCAGGATCAGTCGGTCAAAAAAACGCAGACCGTTCTGCAAAACGTGCTGGTTCTGGCATCCGCCCAAACCATGGTCAATGATGAAAACTACAACATCGAAACCCCGGAAGGCGTCGAGCGCGGTACCGCTGCCACTCCAGACCTGACCGTCAAGAAAGACGAAAAAGCCAAAGACACCGCCAAAGAGAAAAAAGAGCGCAAACCGGAAGACATTGAAAAAGAAATCAAGGAACGGCGCAAGGCCGCCAAGGAAGCCGCCAAGGAGGCCAAGCTGGTTTCCTCGGTAACCTTGGCCCTGAGCCCGAGTGAAGTGGAACTGGTGGCCCTGGCCGAGGAAAGCGGTGACATACGCCTCTCCCTGCGCCCAGAAACGGACAACAGCATTGCCACCCTCTCTGGCAAGCGGAGCGATGAACTTCAGGGCAAGCCTGACTTTATGGCCCCAAGCACCCGCATGCCCGCCCCCGGCCCCATGCCCGGCGTCCCCACGCTGCCCCCGCCCACGTTGGGCACCCAGGTGGAATTTATTCAGGGAAGTGACAAAACCCTCTACAACTTCAATCAGTAA
- a CDS encoding TadE family protein, with translation MKRFLGKQWPVNGKQSGQAIIEMIGGMIIFTLLLTMVMSLSVYLYFQQALVTAAREGARHASLNNNLGSASTERTGISEIQSYVTTAIRNLTGQTVSPSVATITVVPPSASASQSAGNRNVTVSIQWRMTNPLGVANFLDALGADGDNFRTFPVAASATMRYEE, from the coding sequence GTGAAGCGATTTCTTGGGAAACAGTGGCCTGTAAATGGCAAGCAGTCTGGCCAGGCCATTATTGAAATGATTGGGGGCATGATTATTTTCACCCTCCTGCTGACCATGGTCATGAGTTTATCCGTGTACCTTTACTTCCAGCAAGCGCTGGTCACTGCCGCCCGGGAAGGGGCCCGGCACGCCTCCCTGAATAACAACCTGGGCAGCGCCAGCACGGAGCGAACCGGCATTTCAGAAATTCAGAGCTACGTCACCACCGCCATCCGCAACCTGACGGGCCAGACCGTCAGCCCCTCGGTGGCCACCATCACCGTGGTGCCCCCCTCAGCATCCGCCTCCCAGAGCGCGGGAAATCGAAACGTGACCGTCAGCATCCAGTGGCGCATGACGAATCCTCTGGGGGTGGCAAACTTTTTAGATGCCCTGGGTGCCGACGGGGATAATTTCCGGACTTTCCCGGTGGCCGCCAGCGCCACCATGCGCTACGAAGAATAA
- a CDS encoding type II and III secretion system protein family protein, with the protein MTFKKTALLGLSTLLLSGQLILPEAQALPLMASSQLQGNPQLQKMIQGPLYGSMPMSNRHAKGQKHGILDWWKNPLGLFHSTALPLMAQSTPLQSVNQAAVPLPFSKTASKPLSKGQLAGNTANGQPLPASNPGREKSLKPIVQAAKPIEATSTPNAALTRNNTPNSGPEKPGQDHRIEPDTAASQNRQPQPSAVKITYKQVFLPQAQDQKPVTPAQPKPIAVNPIFHPIYQTYDPTEHQMASKPRSKQFEAFQMLATSALDQLAMSTKTSDLVYTPALDTSGAANDTYNNRSNLRVLKSGISQKMTSVDLTIGKAEVIYLSRPASRVSVSNPEVATAVIISPTQIQLVGKAVGVANLLVWGDMVSPDHTVVDINVHKDVSVLVNQLRYVDPGIQIVPLAAEDTVILTGQAETRETAQLAVEMAKAFFGKSTNMVAPSGGNGPNSQAPGSALPGLNSNVINLLKVKGEPSTKIELVRQRLMDIDPNIHIDVVPGPDGDEKVILTGRVATASVASKALNLASVFYGQPGMKMITAQGGNDFTRMQVNSASSSSSGGGGSTANTQSGSAAGGANLLQGSVVTDATGNVISMLEIAQKPQIKCSIKFLELNKTSLNALGGSVSGMSGNTGFASWSGVQGAAPGKSISALSTQDRSGSAFSNSANRANSGFTGSNIIQSRFNEVYQNGITQVLTINNQVAAAIQALQERRQVRTLAEPTLTLLSGEQGSFLAGGEIPIAFVGGQGQVSIEYKEFGIRLNLLPNVTDDGKIQMQVAPEVSSLDQANGVSTNSVSVPAFITRRMNTTLLVEPGQSFILAGLYNQQDTDSMSRFPGLGSIPVLGTFFRNSWNSRSKSEMVVLIRPEIIYSNTGSASPQASFLPVNATPSELPKK; encoded by the coding sequence ATGACCTTTAAAAAAACCGCCTTACTGGGACTGAGTACCCTGTTGTTAAGCGGTCAACTGATCCTGCCCGAAGCGCAGGCCCTACCCTTAATGGCCAGCAGTCAGCTGCAGGGCAATCCGCAACTGCAAAAAATGATTCAAGGGCCGTTGTACGGCAGTATGCCCATGAGCAACCGGCACGCCAAGGGCCAAAAACACGGCATTCTGGACTGGTGGAAAAACCCACTGGGATTGTTCCACAGCACCGCCTTGCCATTGATGGCCCAAAGCACGCCGCTGCAATCCGTTAATCAGGCAGCCGTCCCCTTGCCCTTTTCCAAGACCGCTTCCAAGCCGCTTTCCAAAGGACAGTTGGCCGGAAACACGGCCAATGGACAGCCCTTGCCCGCCTCAAACCCGGGCCGGGAGAAGTCCCTGAAACCGATCGTTCAGGCGGCCAAACCGATTGAGGCCACCAGCACCCCCAATGCCGCCCTCACCCGGAACAACACCCCAAACAGCGGACCGGAAAAGCCGGGGCAGGATCACCGTATCGAGCCCGATACGGCGGCCAGCCAGAACAGGCAACCCCAGCCGAGTGCGGTCAAAATCACTTACAAACAGGTCTTCTTGCCCCAAGCGCAGGATCAAAAACCGGTGACGCCAGCCCAGCCCAAGCCCATCGCGGTTAACCCGATTTTCCACCCGATCTACCAAACCTACGATCCCACCGAGCATCAGATGGCCAGCAAGCCCAGAAGCAAGCAGTTTGAGGCCTTCCAGATGCTGGCCACCAGCGCACTGGATCAGCTGGCCATGAGTACCAAGACCAGCGATCTGGTCTACACACCAGCTTTGGATACCAGCGGTGCGGCCAACGATACCTACAACAACCGCAGCAATCTGAGAGTCCTGAAATCGGGCATCAGCCAGAAAATGACCAGCGTGGATTTGACCATCGGTAAAGCCGAGGTCATTTACCTGAGCCGTCCGGCCTCCCGGGTCTCCGTGAGTAACCCGGAGGTGGCCACCGCCGTTATCATCAGCCCCACCCAGATTCAGCTGGTGGGGAAGGCGGTTGGCGTAGCCAACTTGCTGGTGTGGGGAGATATGGTGTCCCCGGATCATACCGTGGTTGACATCAACGTCCACAAGGACGTCTCCGTACTGGTCAACCAGTTACGCTACGTCGACCCCGGCATTCAAATCGTCCCCCTGGCCGCCGAAGATACAGTGATTCTGACCGGGCAGGCGGAAACCCGGGAAACCGCCCAACTGGCCGTGGAAATGGCCAAGGCCTTTTTCGGGAAAAGCACCAACATGGTCGCGCCCAGCGGCGGCAACGGCCCCAACTCGCAGGCACCGGGTTCCGCCCTGCCGGGACTGAACTCCAACGTGATCAACCTGCTCAAAGTCAAGGGGGAACCCTCCACCAAGATTGAGCTGGTGCGTCAGCGCCTGATGGACATTGATCCAAACATTCACATTGACGTGGTTCCCGGTCCCGATGGGGATGAAAAAGTCATCCTGACCGGGCGCGTGGCCACGGCCAGCGTGGCCTCCAAGGCCCTGAACCTGGCCAGTGTGTTTTACGGCCAGCCCGGCATGAAAATGATCACGGCCCAGGGTGGGAACGATTTCACCCGCATGCAGGTCAACAGCGCCTCCAGCTCCTCCTCTGGCGGCGGCGGAAGCACCGCCAACACCCAAAGTGGCAGCGCCGCCGGTGGCGCCAACCTGCTGCAAGGCTCGGTCGTCACGGACGCCACTGGCAACGTGATCAGCATGCTGGAAATCGCCCAGAAACCGCAGATCAAATGCAGCATCAAATTTCTGGAACTGAATAAAACCTCCCTGAACGCACTGGGGGGCAGTGTCAGCGGCATGAGCGGCAACACCGGCTTTGCCAGCTGGAGTGGGGTTCAAGGGGCCGCGCCCGGTAAATCCATCTCCGCGCTCAGTACCCAGGATCGCTCCGGTTCTGCCTTCAGCAACTCGGCCAATCGGGCCAACAGCGGGTTCACGGGCAGCAACATCATCCAGAGCCGCTTCAACGAAGTCTACCAGAATGGCATCACCCAGGTGCTGACCATCAACAATCAGGTGGCCGCCGCAATACAAGCCCTGCAGGAACGGCGTCAGGTGCGCACTTTGGCCGAGCCCACCTTAACCCTGCTCAGTGGAGAACAGGGCAGTTTCCTGGCCGGTGGCGAAATCCCCATTGCCTTTGTGGGCGGACAGGGACAGGTCAGTATTGAATATAAGGAATTCGGCATTCGCCTGAACCTGCTGCCCAACGTAACCGATGACGGTAAAATCCAGATGCAGGTGGCACCCGAGGTCAGCTCACTGGATCAGGCCAATGGGGTTTCCACCAACTCGGTCAGTGTGCCCGCCTTTATTACCCGCCGCATGAACACCACCTTGCTGGTGGAGCCGGGCCAGAGCTTCATTCTGGCTGGACTTTACAACCAGCAGGACACGGACTCCATGAGTCGCTTCCCCGGACTGGGCTCCATTCCGGTGCTGGGCACATTTTTCCGCAACAGCTGGAACAGCCGCAGCAAGAGCGAAATGGTGGTTCTCATCCGCCCGGAAATCATCTACAGCAACACGGGCAGCGCCAGCCCTCAGGCCAGCTTTCTTCCGGTGAACGCCACCCCGTCGGAACTACCCAAAAAATAA
- a CDS encoding HD-GYP domain-containing protein, which yields MGVFSEVAERFRGPETPQRVRHSQGKLPSINDLMIATSKAMDLLEGRPLRTGLKVAVIAGSIAKILMLPDREVASIVYAALLHDIGLVRLVSDLFPHLPPGVTEKQLFQNHQLVNARIIGSPHDRPFSSQFYETFHQHPLTAADFVSKVHLSQDIAEIIATHHELCDGSGYPFGLSAEQIPMGGKILAFADVVEGVLEGCSKELSGLTSRRHALENFMDIKTPGRFDPDVVRVFRGLISENEDFLRMIASLEVENMLRCLLPERTMLMSGPVLLSIVAAMGGLSDGLMPLYKTGRSRHVADLATSLAESLGIHREQCGELAMAAMLMDIGHLATPAHILMKNGPLTADERSVIQDHPLLGQDVLKFIPGFDNIALWVSEHHERMNGKGYPAHRKGFEISIGGRILALADVFDALTSHRPYRSHAHEPMDALPVIGQGRMTLYDNQLVNLLRRVVLSSEIPIR from the coding sequence TTGGGTGTTTTTTCGGAAGTGGCCGAGCGGTTCAGGGGCCCGGAAACCCCTCAGCGGGTCAGGCATAGTCAGGGGAAACTGCCCAGCATCAACGATTTGATGATCGCCACTTCCAAAGCCATGGATTTGCTTGAAGGACGCCCGTTAAGAACCGGCTTGAAGGTCGCGGTCATTGCCGGGTCAATTGCCAAAATCTTGATGCTGCCCGACCGGGAAGTGGCTTCCATTGTGTATGCGGCGCTGCTGCACGATATCGGTCTGGTGCGTCTGGTGTCCGACTTGTTTCCGCATTTGCCGCCCGGGGTGACGGAGAAGCAGCTTTTCCAGAATCATCAACTGGTCAACGCCCGCATTATCGGCTCTCCCCATGATCGCCCGTTTTCCAGTCAGTTTTACGAGACGTTTCACCAGCATCCGCTGACGGCGGCTGATTTTGTGTCCAAGGTTCACCTTTCCCAGGACATCGCCGAGATTATTGCCACCCACCACGAGCTGTGCGATGGCTCTGGTTATCCCTTCGGCCTTTCGGCCGAGCAAATCCCCATGGGGGGTAAAATTCTGGCCTTTGCCGATGTGGTAGAAGGTGTTCTGGAAGGCTGCTCCAAGGAGTTGTCGGGCCTGACCTCCCGTCGTCACGCATTGGAAAACTTCATGGACATCAAAACGCCGGGACGCTTTGATCCGGATGTGGTTCGGGTTTTCCGGGGACTGATTTCCGAGAATGAGGACTTCTTGCGCATGATTGCCTCTTTGGAGGTGGAAAACATGCTGCGCTGTCTGTTGCCTGAGCGTACCATGCTGATGAGCGGCCCGGTGCTGCTGAGCATTGTGGCGGCCATGGGTGGTTTATCCGATGGGCTGATGCCCCTGTATAAAACGGGCCGTTCCCGGCATGTGGCGGATTTAGCCACATCGCTGGCCGAATCGTTGGGAATACACCGAGAGCAGTGTGGGGAGCTCGCCATGGCGGCCATGCTGATGGATATTGGTCATTTGGCCACACCGGCCCATATTTTGATGAAAAATGGCCCGCTGACTGCTGATGAGCGAAGCGTGATTCAGGATCATCCGCTGTTGGGGCAGGATGTTTTGAAGTTCATTCCCGGGTTTGATAATATCGCCCTATGGGTCAGCGAGCACCACGAGCGCATGAACGGCAAGGGGTATCCGGCTCACCGTAAGGGCTTTGAGATTTCCATTGGCGGGCGCATTCTGGCCCTGGCCGATGTGTTTGACGCCTTGACCTCGCATCGCCCCTATCGCTCCCATGCCCACGAGCCCATGGATGCCTTGCCGGTCATCGGGCAGGGCCGCATGACGCTGTATGACAATCAGTTGGTCAACCTGCTGCGCCGGGTGGTGCTGAGTAGCGAAATTCCCATCCGCTAG